The Citrifermentans bemidjiense Bem genome window below encodes:
- a CDS encoding carbonic anhydrase, producing the protein MKSSKVAGRIAVLATALAATVGIAFASGAGAGISADEALQKLVDGNNRYVESKMHASALCDATARGKLAKGQQPYAIILSCSDSRVPPEIVFDQALGEVFVIRVAGNVADPLVLGSVEYAAEHLKSPLVMVLGHERCGAVTATVGAKGKAEGNIEAIVKAIEPAAKKAKAKCKGKSKEEIIECAAEQNAKDVAADLTKKSKIVAHLVKEGKIKIVSAKYDLDDGKVTILK; encoded by the coding sequence ATGAAAAGCAGCAAGGTGGCAGGCAGGATCGCAGTGCTGGCAACGGCGCTGGCAGCAACGGTAGGGATCGCTTTCGCCTCGGGCGCGGGCGCAGGGATCAGCGCCGACGAAGCACTGCAGAAACTGGTCGACGGCAACAACCGCTATGTGGAAAGCAAGATGCATGCGTCGGCTCTTTGCGACGCTACGGCCCGCGGCAAACTGGCCAAAGGGCAGCAGCCGTACGCCATCATCCTCTCCTGCTCCGACTCCCGCGTTCCGCCCGAAATCGTCTTCGACCAGGCTCTGGGCGAGGTCTTCGTGATCCGCGTGGCCGGCAACGTGGCGGACCCGCTGGTGCTGGGAAGCGTCGAGTACGCGGCGGAACACCTGAAATCCCCGCTGGTCATGGTGCTGGGGCATGAGCGTTGCGGCGCAGTGACCGCAACCGTTGGGGCCAAAGGTAAGGCTGAAGGGAATATCGAGGCCATCGTGAAGGCCATCGAGCCCGCAGCCAAGAAGGCCAAGGCTAAGTGCAAGGGGAAATCCAAAGAGGAAATCATCGAGTGCGCCGCTGAACAAAACGCCAAGGATGTGGCTGCTGACCTGACCAAGAAGTCCAAAATCGTCGCGCACCTGGTGAAGGAAGGAAAGATCAAGATCGTCTCGGCCAAGTACGACCTGGACGACGGCAAGGTCACCATCCTCAAGTAG
- a CDS encoding DUF309 domain-containing protein, whose protein sequence is MACRNEQPPSELVKAVEEFNREEWFECHETLEELWVGEKGELRDFYQGVLQIAVALHHWHNGNFKGALILLQKGGDCLRRVSAVCLQVDVARLRGDAAAFLEKLSAAGEERMAEVEPNLAPKLHLFS, encoded by the coding sequence ATGGCATGCCGCAACGAACAGCCACCAAGCGAACTGGTCAAGGCGGTAGAGGAATTCAATCGCGAGGAGTGGTTCGAGTGCCACGAGACACTGGAAGAGCTCTGGGTGGGGGAGAAGGGGGAGCTGAGGGATTTCTACCAGGGGGTGCTGCAGATAGCCGTCGCGCTGCATCACTGGCATAACGGCAACTTCAAGGGCGCCCTCATCCTGCTGCAAAAAGGCGGCGACTGCCTGCGGCGCGTGTCGGCTGTCTGCCTGCAGGTGGACGTGGCGCGGCTAAGGGGCGATGCCGCAGCGTTCCTCGAAAAGCTTTCCGCAGCGGGCGAGGAGCGCATGGCCGAGGTGGAGCCAAACCTGGCGCCTAAGCTGCATCTGTTTTCTTGA